A region from the Desulfomarina profundi genome encodes:
- a CDS encoding transposase, with amino-acid sequence MGEPPFAHIRSIIGLDRFTLRSKKKVNIQWNLFCIIHNLKKVHAYGTGFV; translated from the coding sequence ATCGGTGAACCACCATTTGCCCATATCCGCTCAATAATTGGCCTGGACAGATTTACCCTGAGATCCAAAAAGAAGGTAAACATCCAATGGAACCTGTTTTGTATAATCCATAACCTGAAAAAGGTGCATGCATATGGAACAGGTTTCGTGTAA
- a CDS encoding ExeA family protein, translating into MNNKRLLALFGLKWNPFLPNIPVHSLWPAPGIDTFLFQIENLVMDGGFALMAGEPGLGKSKNLQYLSHKLERLENVVVGVMERPQSSIADFYREMGDLFGVNLTPSNRYGGFKALRERWRQHITSTLFRPILLIDEAQEMVTCNLNELRLMGSAQFDSECLLTVILCGDLTLPERFRSNNLLALGSRIRFRRILSPYDKKELRNYLEYCLKQAGAPQLMTKPLMSALVEHSAGNLRLLNVMAAELLTTAAQRELTQLDEQLFLEMYSPTPQKKRSR; encoded by the coding sequence ATGAATAATAAGCGTCTTCTTGCACTGTTCGGTCTGAAATGGAATCCGTTTCTTCCCAACATCCCAGTACACTCTTTATGGCCGGCACCGGGAATAGATACCTTCCTCTTTCAAATTGAAAATCTGGTCATGGATGGCGGATTCGCACTCATGGCCGGAGAACCCGGGCTTGGTAAATCAAAAAATCTTCAATATCTTTCCCATAAACTTGAACGGTTGGAAAACGTCGTGGTTGGTGTTATGGAAAGACCTCAATCAAGTATTGCAGACTTTTACCGTGAGATGGGGGATCTCTTTGGTGTCAATCTTACCCCATCCAACAGATACGGTGGATTTAAAGCTCTCCGGGAAAGGTGGCGACAGCATATTACATCAACTTTGTTCAGACCAATACTCCTGATTGACGAGGCTCAGGAAATGGTGACCTGTAACCTCAATGAATTGCGGTTGATGGGGAGTGCTCAGTTTGATTCAGAATGTTTACTAACTGTTATTCTTTGCGGGGATCTCACTCTTCCTGAACGTTTTCGGAGCAATAATCTTCTTGCTCTGGGTAGTCGTATCAGGTTTAGAAGAATACTTTCACCATATGACAAAAAAGAACTGAGAAATTATCTGGAGTATTGTCTGAAACAAGCCGGAGCACCTCAGTTAATGACAAAACCACTTATGTCGGCACTTGTGGAACATAGTGCCGGCAATTTGAGACTGCTCAATGTCATGGCAGCAGAACTGCTTACCACCGCAGCGCAACGTGAGCTTACTCAGCTTGATGAACAACTCTTTCTGGAAATGTATTCCCCCACACCACAAAAAAAAAGATCACGTTAA
- a CDS encoding DDE-type integrase/transposase/recombinase has protein sequence MNKNSESRLHSWAQLRFSIIGGLLASPPEPGELGRKLKILASRRYQHPCKDGFVTFGASTIERWYYKALNGNDPVGDMERKPRSDLGKKTALSAQMLIELGKQYCSFPHWSYRLHTDNLLALIEEKPELSKPPSYASVRRRMKERGWYKKRSPRNKTKGQYKAEEHLEQMEVRSYEASHVHGLWHLDFHKGKLRVADSNGEWHTPIALCILDDCSRLCCHIQWYYQETAEVLHHGMLQAFMKRGLPRSLMTDNGAAMIARETTNGLLGLSIKHDRTLPYSPYQNGKQESFWGQLEGRLMSMLSRVEPLTLETLNYATQAWSEMEYNRKRHQEINCSPVEKMLAGPDGARPAPEREKMVFSFTVQENRAQRKSDSTLQIKGVRFEVPSRFRHFDRLYVRYQSWNLCHAWLVDERDSTLLAKIYPQDKIKNSDGLRRTLAPLVALPEADIDTDPYPPLLRKLLADYAATGLPPAFIPMEADHE, from the coding sequence ATGAACAAGAATAGCGAGTCCCGCCTGCATTCCTGGGCACAACTCCGTTTTTCCATCATAGGAGGACTGCTTGCCAGTCCTCCCGAGCCGGGAGAACTTGGCAGAAAACTTAAAATACTTGCGAGCCGACGGTATCAGCACCCATGCAAAGATGGGTTTGTTACCTTTGGTGCTTCCACCATTGAGCGTTGGTACTACAAAGCGTTGAACGGTAACGATCCTGTGGGAGATATGGAACGAAAACCCCGTTCAGATCTCGGGAAGAAAACAGCTCTTTCTGCGCAGATGCTGATCGAACTCGGGAAACAGTATTGCAGCTTTCCCCATTGGAGTTATCGGCTCCATACAGACAATCTTCTGGCATTAATTGAAGAAAAGCCAGAGCTGAGTAAACCTCCATCTTATGCCAGTGTTCGCCGACGCATGAAAGAAAGAGGGTGGTACAAGAAGCGGTCACCCCGTAACAAAACCAAAGGACAATACAAGGCAGAAGAACATCTTGAACAGATGGAAGTAAGAAGTTACGAGGCGTCCCATGTCCACGGACTTTGGCATCTGGATTTCCATAAGGGCAAACTACGGGTAGCTGATAGTAACGGAGAATGGCATACTCCGATAGCACTCTGCATACTTGATGACTGTTCCCGATTATGTTGCCATATCCAGTGGTATTATCAGGAAACAGCGGAAGTGTTGCATCATGGTATGTTGCAGGCCTTTATGAAACGGGGATTACCCCGCAGTTTAATGACGGATAATGGTGCGGCAATGATCGCCCGCGAAACAACAAATGGCCTACTGGGCTTGAGCATAAAACACGACCGGACATTGCCGTATAGTCCTTATCAAAATGGCAAACAGGAATCCTTCTGGGGACAGTTGGAAGGACGGCTGATGTCCATGCTGTCACGGGTAGAACCCTTGACGCTTGAGACGTTGAATTATGCCACACAGGCCTGGTCGGAGATGGAGTATAACCGAAAACGCCACCAGGAGATCAACTGTTCCCCTGTGGAGAAAATGCTGGCGGGACCAGATGGTGCACGCCCTGCTCCTGAGCGTGAAAAGATGGTTTTTTCTTTTACTGTTCAGGAAAATCGTGCCCAGCGAAAAAGTGACTCTACTTTACAGATCAAAGGTGTTCGATTTGAAGTTCCATCCAGGTTCCGCCACTTTGACCGACTATATGTACGATATCAAAGCTGGAATCTTTGCCACGCCTGGCTGGTAGACGAGAGAGATTCAACTTTGCTTGCGAAAATTTACCCTCAGGACAAGATCAAAAACAGTGACGGATTGCGAAGAACACTGGCTCCTCTTGTGGCCTTGCCTGAAGCTGATATCGACACAGACCCCTATCCACCGCTATTGCGTAAATTACTGGCTGATTATGCAGCCACCGGACTCCCTCCTGCCTTTATTCCAATGGAGGCAGACCATGAATAA
- a CDS encoding DUF2868 domain-containing protein, whose amino-acid sequence MKLRWNYKDIIDLAYFQNRDADAEPDKLHQRDREIYREAFKDDSSLTDDQIIKTWLRKRTADEFPDETNRSPGRLFSDAHILARTLIIIAGVVSGMGAGLSFFHYSGTTPINVFQFLLVFVFSQILLTCFLISSLFIRKIRSKKGAPSFYRFFFGRLLKKGADLLARQWSRHLPGKKRLSFSHALGIVTSQGKLYGSLFYWIFFNLAQIFALSFNSGLLAATLLKISTNDLAFGWQSTLQFSAASLHKLISLLALPWSWFVPPSLAYPSLEQIEGSRILLKEGIYMLATENLVSWWPFLIFCLLFYGLFFRLLCYLAGKIMEKRVLNRNPWRSAASQRTVQRMTTPLFSTQAGPERKKLEEENHGLVSSAPSDNSRTYPQTVLVADDIAPLFPETKIQNLLRKHGFTPRRTTVFMADYDTDLKIVQELSEKNRDSQTGLFLLVEGWMVPLTDFLTYLQELRKSLPRETIITVGLVGRPSGTAFSPVTENEYAIWHKKINALGDPFLQLLALTPEKEK is encoded by the coding sequence ATGAAACTGCGTTGGAATTACAAGGACATCATAGATCTCGCATATTTTCAAAACAGGGATGCAGATGCGGAACCGGATAAACTCCACCAAAGAGACAGGGAAATATACAGAGAGGCATTTAAAGATGATTCCTCCCTGACAGATGATCAAATCATAAAAACGTGGCTGAGAAAAAGAACAGCAGATGAATTTCCTGACGAAACAAATAGAAGTCCCGGAAGATTATTCTCTGATGCCCACATTCTTGCCCGCACTCTCATTATTATTGCTGGTGTTGTATCAGGTATGGGGGCCGGTCTTTCTTTCTTTCATTATTCCGGTACGACACCGATCAATGTTTTTCAATTTCTCCTTGTTTTCGTCTTTTCCCAGATCCTGCTCACCTGTTTTCTTATAAGCTCGCTGTTTATCAGAAAAATCCGCAGTAAAAAAGGAGCACCTTCATTTTATCGATTCTTTTTTGGTCGTCTGCTGAAAAAAGGAGCAGATCTCCTTGCCAGACAGTGGAGTCGCCATCTTCCAGGCAAAAAACGCTTGAGTTTCAGTCATGCTCTGGGCATTGTCACCTCCCAGGGTAAACTGTACGGTTCGCTGTTCTACTGGATCTTTTTCAACCTGGCCCAGATCTTCGCCCTGTCTTTTAACAGCGGCCTTCTTGCCGCCACCCTGCTGAAGATCAGTACAAACGATCTGGCCTTCGGCTGGCAGTCCACTCTACAGTTCAGCGCGGCATCGCTCCATAAACTCATCAGTCTCCTCGCCCTTCCCTGGTCATGGTTTGTTCCGCCTTCCCTTGCATACCCTTCTCTTGAACAGATTGAAGGCAGCCGGATTCTCCTGAAAGAGGGGATCTACATGCTGGCAACTGAAAACCTGGTTTCCTGGTGGCCTTTTCTTATCTTCTGTCTGCTTTTTTATGGTCTGTTTTTCAGACTGCTCTGTTATCTTGCCGGGAAAATCATGGAAAAAAGAGTTCTCAACAGGAACCCGTGGCGGTCTGCAGCCAGCCAGAGAACCGTACAGAGAATGACCACACCGCTCTTTTCCACCCAGGCCGGGCCCGAACGGAAAAAACTCGAGGAAGAAAATCATGGACTTGTCAGTTCCGCGCCATCGGACAACAGCCGTACATATCCCCAGACAGTTCTGGTGGCCGATGATATAGCACCGCTTTTTCCTGAAACGAAAATACAAAACCTTTTGAGAAAGCACGGATTTACTCCACGACGGACCACAGTTTTTATGGCGGATTATGATACGGACCTGAAAATAGTGCAGGAACTGAGTGAGAAAAACCGGGACAGTCAAACGGGACTCTTTCTCCTCGTGGAGGGTTGGATGGTTCCCCTGACCGATTTCCTCACCTATCTTCAAGAATTACGAAAATCATTACCCCGGGAGACAATTATAACTGTAGGTCTTGTCGGCCGTCCCTCAGGTACTGCATTTTCCCCCGTAACCGAAAATGAGTATGCCATATGGCATAAAAAAATCAACGCCCTGGGCGATCCCTTTCTCCAGCTCCTCGCCCTCACTCCGGAGAAAGAAAAATGA
- a CDS encoding GTPase/DUF3482 domain-containing protein, which produces MKTTVPEFAILGHPNEGKSSVLSTLAEDDSVRISSTPGETTECRTFPVSIDGHEILRFTDTPGFQNPARVLSHFKKLKKNGSELLMEFRSIAENIPELHDDLELLTPVERGAGIIYVVDGSRPLRNVDKMEMEILRLTGKPRMAIINCKDDNFDFLDDWKMEFRKNFNSNQLFNAHRATYAERIRLLEALKSIDQDWYEPLSRVVDAFKSEWRARNSQSADIIIDLLVGCLTLKLTGTIGSSSDEQRVREKLFTRYKKKLEKKERTAQEQIRALFKHNIFNYQLPSHSLLRENILDEKNWQLLGLTPKQVIIAGGLGGATLGATLDIATLGHSLGLFTAIGGVAGALGAMFSGENLSGQAEILGIPLGGETVQVGPAKNIEMLFVLLNRALLHYRHIINWAHGRRDYPESISIEETNRNYTKDWSASRLKTCQGFFQQLKDNGEPDSEKREAFRIIILESLEEISRESRNGQTSLAKT; this is translated from the coding sequence ATGAAAACAACCGTTCCTGAATTTGCCATTCTCGGCCATCCGAACGAAGGAAAATCCTCGGTTCTCTCCACCCTGGCTGAAGACGATTCCGTTCGGATCAGTTCCACCCCCGGAGAAACGACAGAGTGCCGCACATTTCCGGTTTCCATTGACGGCCACGAAATCCTCCGTTTCACCGACACACCCGGTTTCCAGAACCCGGCCCGTGTTCTGAGTCACTTTAAAAAACTGAAAAAAAACGGCAGTGAGCTTCTCATGGAGTTCAGATCAATTGCAGAAAATATCCCCGAACTTCATGACGACCTTGAACTTCTCACCCCGGTTGAGCGTGGAGCAGGTATCATATACGTGGTTGACGGTTCCCGCCCTTTACGTAATGTAGATAAAATGGAAATGGAGATCCTCCGCCTTACCGGTAAACCCCGCATGGCCATTATCAACTGCAAGGACGATAATTTTGATTTTCTGGATGACTGGAAAATGGAATTCAGGAAAAACTTTAATTCCAACCAGCTTTTTAATGCCCACAGGGCCACCTACGCGGAACGTATCCGGTTGCTCGAAGCATTGAAATCCATCGACCAGGACTGGTATGAGCCCCTTTCTCGGGTTGTCGACGCCTTCAAAAGCGAATGGAGGGCACGCAACAGCCAGAGTGCCGATATCATCATCGACCTTCTGGTCGGCTGTCTTACCCTGAAACTGACCGGTACCATCGGTTCCAGCTCTGATGAACAACGTGTACGGGAAAAACTCTTTACCAGGTACAAAAAAAAGCTTGAAAAAAAGGAACGGACAGCCCAGGAACAGATCCGGGCTCTCTTTAAACATAATATTTTCAATTATCAGCTCCCTTCCCACTCCCTGCTGCGGGAAAATATTCTGGATGAAAAAAACTGGCAGCTCCTGGGCCTGACACCGAAACAGGTGATCATTGCAGGAGGACTGGGAGGAGCCACCCTGGGGGCAACACTGGATATTGCGACCCTTGGCCATTCCCTGGGATTGTTCACCGCAATCGGTGGTGTGGCCGGTGCACTGGGGGCCATGTTCAGTGGAGAAAACCTCTCGGGACAGGCGGAAATCCTCGGCATTCCCCTTGGCGGAGAGACTGTGCAGGTGGGACCGGCAAAAAACATTGAAATGCTGTTTGTCCTCCTCAACAGAGCCCTGCTGCACTACCGGCACATCATCAACTGGGCCCACGGCAGGCGTGATTACCCTGAATCAATTTCCATTGAAGAAACAAACAGGAATTACACAAAGGACTGGTCCGCCTCCCGGTTAAAAACATGCCAGGGATTTTTCCAGCAACTCAAGGATAATGGGGAACCTGATTCCGAAAAGCGAGAAGCGTTTAGAATCATCATCCTGGAGAGCCTGGAGGAAATCTCCAGAGAAAGCCGGAACGGCCAAACCAGCCTGGCAAAAACTTGA
- a CDS encoding plasmid pRiA4b ORF-3 family protein, translating to MAKVITGVFPEKEEKKEENKPVPGYILEISIMFSDPLIWRRVAVPGSITLATLHRVIQLAMGWSDSHVHQFLIGKISYEPTLGTAGIAESKRFDERNFKLHTLEEDMGFMFTYLYDAGEGWEHDIRLEEVMPADQNFKYPVLLSGEQACPPEIVADIHEYQSLIEAAEKQSDTSYRELSELSGTAHFDPAFFDLEMAKQRLADLT from the coding sequence ATGGCCAAAGTAATAACCGGTGTTTTTCCGGAAAAGGAAGAAAAAAAAGAGGAGAACAAACCTGTTCCCGGTTATATACTTGAAATTTCCATAATGTTTTCAGACCCCCTGATCTGGCGCCGCGTAGCCGTACCCGGCTCCATAACCCTGGCAACCCTGCACAGGGTCATTCAACTGGCCATGGGATGGAGTGACTCCCATGTTCACCAGTTTCTCATCGGAAAAATCAGCTATGAACCGACATTGGGGACAGCGGGAATTGCAGAAAGCAAACGTTTTGATGAACGCAATTTCAAGCTCCATACTCTGGAGGAAGACATGGGTTTCATGTTCACCTACCTCTATGACGCCGGGGAAGGCTGGGAGCATGATATTCGACTGGAAGAAGTCATGCCCGCCGACCAGAATTTTAAATACCCGGTACTGCTCTCGGGAGAACAGGCCTGTCCACCGGAAATTGTCGCTGACATCCATGAATACCAGTCTCTGATCGAGGCCGCTGAAAAACAGTCCGATACCAGCTACAGAGAACTGTCTGAGCTTTCAGGAACTGCTCATTTTGACCCCGCTTTTTTTGATCTGGAAATGGCAAAGCAGCGACTGGCCGATTTAACCTGA
- a CDS encoding DUF748 domain-containing protein, whose product MTSTVQTDRKSFLRRRWVKVTGGAVILICLFFLLLPFGVKYYLISWLEENGADSAKIESLWFNPFTGRVTLGKLDVRRGGKSLLSHSDITLDIGIQALFQRDFRIESAKYENLVLDLEQYKDGRWRFGSYTVAGDERQEVKPKTELPDSTSWGVLADRVVLSKCRLKLKTAQYKVDFFIDHAELKKFTTHTGERAGKFVLTGSLNGAGIEIKLDTLKVAPQLEISGDVHVKEFDLDNLSLLLADALQSISGKVGVNGKLHLTAGDDVLVDYDGTITVTDPVVGNSAFSVQGGQLNWRGKTHYAGPAEGDMAVDLDGLLASENFSFQLPDGEFRLQEKKIGIEGKSKIRIGDDVRVESDASIHLQATDCLLPSLKISNDSLQWRGKVDYTTADSNKKLPAAFDGQIVLDGFSLFDGKGQTPMVAFENVTIDDLGGSDGRKLTIGSLAMTDFSTSVQGEMPLDISVAEVKLHQVENVDFKSLKAEELSVLQPVVQSTINGRTLVKAGEIRVTGIMGDLEKTGFSSRNIFLDGLVFLDAVSLEKGNLSSPAWAQDSGVSGETLSLENLLATINLDKKGELNINRQLQAMRQAPQETEGNTGEAAGVDKSDEPYPFILGKLELIGKNRLSFTDNTLAVPFTSELVLSKLELGRLDSTRPEQKTTLVLQGEFEGRAPLSVKGELFPFKPSPALDLDIELKNYPLTKLSSYTVQSVGTALAGGQLQLKTKLGLADEILNMQNDILLKKLETERISEELATELDNELPIPLDAALAMLRDSKDNISLDIPIEGPLSDLDVGISDILVTALGKAIVPAASSYLVYSLGPYAALAYVGMKVGEKMMQVELPPVNFELQEITLTPEHADYLKRIGQILKDRPKTDLQLCPVVASREFLSPEVIASEKKESIEVAEQDREKLLALGEQRATAVQDYLVKTFGVEKSRLLICDTKIDTGREAVPKVLLQL is encoded by the coding sequence ATGACCTCAACAGTCCAGACAGACAGGAAATCGTTTTTGAGAAGAAGGTGGGTTAAAGTGACAGGAGGAGCAGTAATACTGATTTGCCTTTTTTTCCTTCTCCTTCCCTTTGGTGTCAAATACTACCTTATTTCCTGGCTGGAAGAAAATGGAGCGGATTCCGCAAAAATAGAAAGTCTCTGGTTCAATCCGTTTACCGGGCGAGTGACATTAGGAAAGCTGGATGTGCGACGAGGTGGAAAATCTCTTCTTTCCCATTCTGATATTACTCTTGATATTGGTATTCAAGCCCTGTTTCAACGTGATTTCCGTATTGAAAGTGCAAAGTACGAAAACCTTGTTCTTGACCTTGAACAGTATAAGGACGGTCGTTGGCGTTTTGGTTCATATACCGTGGCAGGGGACGAGCGACAGGAGGTTAAGCCGAAAACAGAATTGCCTGACTCAACTTCCTGGGGAGTGCTTGCCGACAGGGTTGTTTTATCAAAATGTCGCCTCAAACTGAAAACGGCTCAGTACAAGGTGGATTTCTTCATTGATCATGCGGAACTGAAAAAATTTACCACCCATACGGGAGAGAGGGCCGGGAAATTTGTTTTAACCGGAAGCTTAAATGGTGCCGGTATTGAAATAAAGCTTGATACCCTGAAGGTGGCACCACAGCTTGAAATCAGTGGGGATGTTCATGTGAAGGAGTTTGATCTTGATAACCTGTCACTCCTGCTCGCTGATGCTCTGCAATCCATTTCCGGTAAGGTGGGAGTGAATGGCAAGCTGCATCTCACTGCCGGTGATGATGTCCTTGTTGATTATGACGGCACAATAACAGTCACTGACCCCGTAGTCGGTAACAGTGCTTTTTCCGTGCAGGGCGGACAACTGAACTGGCGGGGAAAAACGCATTATGCAGGGCCCGCAGAGGGAGATATGGCTGTTGATCTGGACGGGTTACTTGCTTCTGAAAATTTTTCTTTTCAGTTGCCGGATGGAGAGTTCAGGCTGCAGGAGAAAAAAATCGGTATCGAGGGTAAGAGCAAAATCAGGATCGGGGATGATGTCCGGGTTGAAAGTGATGCTTCAATTCACCTCCAGGCTACGGATTGCCTGCTGCCTTCCCTGAAGATATCCAATGACAGTCTGCAGTGGCGGGGCAAGGTTGATTATACTACGGCCGATAGTAATAAAAAACTGCCTGCTGCCTTTGACGGTCAGATTGTTCTTGACGGTTTCTCTCTGTTTGATGGTAAGGGGCAGACACCAATGGTCGCTTTTGAAAATGTTACCATTGATGATCTTGGTGGTTCTGATGGGAGAAAACTGACAATTGGCAGCCTGGCAATGACGGATTTTTCAACATCTGTTCAGGGTGAAATGCCTCTGGATATCAGTGTCGCGGAAGTCAAGCTGCATCAGGTGGAAAATGTGGACTTTAAGTCCCTGAAGGCGGAAGAACTGTCTGTGCTCCAACCTGTTGTTCAATCAACGATCAATGGCCGAACCCTGGTAAAAGCCGGGGAAATACGTGTAACCGGTATCATGGGTGACCTGGAGAAAACCGGTTTTTCAAGCCGGAATATTTTTCTGGACGGCCTTGTTTTTCTTGACGCTGTCAGTTTGGAGAAAGGTAATCTTTCCTCCCCTGCATGGGCGCAGGACAGTGGTGTGAGTGGTGAAACCCTGAGCCTTGAAAATCTTCTTGCAACAATCAATCTTGATAAAAAAGGCGAGCTGAATATAAACCGACAGTTGCAGGCAATGCGTCAAGCTCCTCAGGAAACTGAAGGGAATACAGGAGAAGCTGCAGGTGTCGACAAGAGTGATGAACCATATCCCTTTATACTCGGAAAACTCGAACTGATCGGAAAAAATCGACTGTCATTTACGGATAATACCCTTGCCGTACCGTTTACCAGTGAACTGGTGCTGTCGAAGCTGGAACTGGGCCGCCTTGATTCCACCCGACCAGAACAGAAGACGACTCTGGTGTTGCAGGGAGAGTTTGAAGGACGGGCTCCCCTCAGTGTCAAGGGTGAACTTTTCCCGTTCAAACCCTCTCCTGCACTGGATCTTGATATAGAACTGAAGAATTATCCTTTGACTAAACTGTCGTCCTATACTGTTCAGTCTGTGGGAACGGCTCTGGCCGGCGGTCAGCTGCAATTGAAAACAAAGCTGGGTCTGGCCGATGAGATTCTGAATATGCAGAATGATATCCTTCTGAAAAAGCTGGAAACAGAAAGAATCTCTGAAGAACTGGCCACTGAGCTGGATAATGAACTGCCCATTCCCCTGGATGCAGCTCTTGCCATGCTCCGGGACAGCAAGGATAATATTTCTCTGGATATTCCCATAGAGGGCCCCCTTTCTGATCTTGATGTGGGCATTTCCGATATTCTTGTAACGGCCCTGGGAAAGGCCATTGTTCCCGCCGCGTCCTCGTACCTGGTCTATTCCCTCGGACCGTACGCAGCTCTCGCCTATGTGGGGATGAAGGTCGGGGAAAAAATGATGCAGGTTGAACTGCCACCGGTGAATTTCGAACTGCAGGAAATTACTCTTACTCCTGAGCATGCCGATTACCTGAAAAGAATCGGCCAGATACTCAAGGATCGGCCGAAAACAGATCTGCAGCTCTGTCCGGTTGTCGCCTCCAGGGAATTTCTTTCCCCTGAAGTGATTGCCTCCGAGAAAAAAGAGAGTATCGAGGTGGCAGAACAGGACCGGGAAAAGCTGCTTGCCCTTGGAGAACAGCGGGCAACAGCAGTACAGGATTACCTGGTGAAGACTTTTGGCGTGGAGAAAAGCCGTCTGCTGATCTGTGACACCAAAATAGATACGGGCCGGGAAGCTGTTCCCAAAGTGTTGTTGCAGCTTTGA
- a CDS encoding Tim44 domain-containing protein, whose amino-acid sequence MMTFVKKMAPFVMLIIAFSLIEGGINANYADARSRMGGRTFRMAPRKAPTRSTQRLNKQSNGSFRRGMAGGLLGGALGGMLFGSMFGMGGTGMGILPLLLLAGGAWYLFRRMNRPRENSYSTRSGFGGQGGPGNFFGGESGTAAGVPPVPEMADPVAEGIAQIREHDRSFDPDHFLEIASDVFFKVQAGWMRRDLDSYRHLLGEQLAREYEDHFAEMRRKGHINKLESIAIRNVKIVEAGSDGMEDFVTVLFSANLLDYTVDDRSGELVEGSMTEPVKFEEKWTWARPVGTENWKLEGIA is encoded by the coding sequence ATGATGACTTTTGTAAAAAAGATGGCTCCGTTTGTTATGCTGATTATTGCCTTCTCCCTGATTGAAGGTGGTATAAACGCCAACTATGCGGATGCCCGCTCCCGAATGGGCGGACGAACCTTCAGAATGGCACCGAGAAAAGCACCAACCCGATCGACCCAGCGTCTGAACAAACAGAGCAACGGGTCGTTTCGCCGCGGTATGGCTGGAGGACTCCTCGGAGGTGCCCTGGGAGGCATGCTGTTCGGTTCAATGTTCGGCATGGGCGGAACGGGAATGGGTATCCTGCCCCTTCTTTTACTGGCCGGTGGCGCATGGTATCTTTTCAGAAGGATGAACAGGCCACGTGAGAACAGTTATTCGACTCGGAGTGGTTTTGGTGGCCAGGGAGGACCAGGTAATTTTTTCGGGGGAGAGTCGGGTACAGCAGCCGGAGTGCCACCTGTTCCGGAGATGGCGGATCCGGTGGCGGAAGGTATTGCCCAGATCAGAGAACATGACAGGTCGTTTGATCCGGATCATTTTCTCGAAATTGCTTCCGATGTTTTCTTCAAGGTACAGGCGGGATGGATGCGGAGAGATCTGGACTCCTACAGACATCTGCTTGGTGAGCAGTTGGCCCGGGAGTATGAGGATCATTTTGCCGAAATGCGACGTAAAGGACATATCAACAAGCTTGAAAGTATAGCTATCAGAAACGTGAAAATTGTGGAAGCGGGCAGTGATGGAATGGAAGATTTTGTGACCGTTCTTTTTTCCGCCAATCTGCTTGATTACACGGTGGATGACAGGAGTGGTGAACTGGTTGAGGGATCCATGACCGAGCCGGTAAAGTTCGAAGAAAAATGGACGTGGGCCAGACCGGTCGGCACAGAAAACTGGAAACTGGAAGGAATTGCCTGA